The Aedes aegypti strain LVP_AGWG chromosome 3, AaegL5.0 Primary Assembly, whole genome shotgun sequence genome contains a region encoding:
- the LOC5565219 gene encoding uncharacterized protein LOC5565219 isoform X2 gives MFRRLKFSRDQLSYASDLLKKNFIYSLQLESNSDADKWNQKRGQGVFTVSAIPRPFSIRLAKSQDEPHIMHFIRENFYEEEPLIKSLNINKSVANPCLEEYLCNHLKAGFTLLAVEEKDNRIVGISVNQRNCAWDGDRLQEQADRVQCDPLRKLFYIWSIVSKEPRLHQKFKTPCIFEIAILATAREAQRQGIGYQLTVHSLRLARDLGFDVARMDCTNEYSSRLAQRAGMECMWSVPYKHLVDCDKKPVVKPDNPHTHIRVHATQLKRA, from the exons ATGTTCAGGCGCCTAAAATTTTCGCGTGATCAGCTTTCGTACGCCAGTGACCTTCTGAAGAAGAACTTTATCTACTCGCTGCAGCTGGAATCCAATTCTGACGCTGACAAATGGAACCAAAAGCGAGGTCAAGGTGTTTTCACTGTTTCA GCAATTCCTCGGCCGTTCAGCATTCGATTGGCTAAGTCACAGGATGAGCCTCATATTATGCACTTTATACGGGAGAACTTTTACGAAGAAGAGCCTTTGATTAAAAGTTTAAACATCAACAAATCCGTGGCTAATCCTTGTTTGGAAGAATATCTTTGCAACCATCTGAAAGCAG GGTTCACTTTGCTTGCCGTGGAGGAGAAAGACAACAGAATCGTCGGTATTTCCGTCAATCAGCGCAACTGCGCCTGGGATGGCGACAGACTGCAAGAACAAGCCGATCGAGTTCAATGCGATCCTCTTCGAAAGCTTTTCTACATCTGGTCCATAGTATCGAAAGAGCCGCGACtgcatcaaaagttcaaaaCGCCGTGCATCTTCGAG ATTGCCATCCTCGCAACGGCACGCGAAGCTCAGCGCCAAGGCATCGGATATCAATTAACGGTTCACTCACTGCGTTTGGCACGTGATTTAGGCTTCGATGTGGCTCGGATGGATTGCACCAATGAGTACAG CTCCAGACTAGCGCAGCGAGCCGGCATGGAGTGCATGTGGTCCGTACCGTACAAACATCTGGTGGACTGTGACAAAAAACCAGTGGTGAAACCGGACAATCCTCACACCCACATTCGAGTGCACGCAACACAACTGAAACGCGCTTAG
- the LOC5565219 gene encoding uncharacterized protein LOC5565219 isoform X1, with protein MFRRLKFSRDQLSYASDLLKKNFIYSLQLESNSDADKWNQKRGQGVFTVSFLYKQAIPRPFSIRLAKSQDEPHIMHFIRENFYEEEPLIKSLNINKSVANPCLEEYLCNHLKAGFTLLAVEEKDNRIVGISVNQRNCAWDGDRLQEQADRVQCDPLRKLFYIWSIVSKEPRLHQKFKTPCIFEIAILATAREAQRQGIGYQLTVHSLRLARDLGFDVARMDCTNEYSSRLAQRAGMECMWSVPYKHLVDCDKKPVVKPDNPHTHIRVHATQLKRA; from the exons ATGTTCAGGCGCCTAAAATTTTCGCGTGATCAGCTTTCGTACGCCAGTGACCTTCTGAAGAAGAACTTTATCTACTCGCTGCAGCTGGAATCCAATTCTGACGCTGACAAATGGAACCAAAAGCGAGGTCAAGGTGTTTTCACTGTTTCA TTTCTATACAAACAGGCAATTCCTCGGCCGTTCAGCATTCGATTGGCTAAGTCACAGGATGAGCCTCATATTATGCACTTTATACGGGAGAACTTTTACGAAGAAGAGCCTTTGATTAAAAGTTTAAACATCAACAAATCCGTGGCTAATCCTTGTTTGGAAGAATATCTTTGCAACCATCTGAAAGCAG GGTTCACTTTGCTTGCCGTGGAGGAGAAAGACAACAGAATCGTCGGTATTTCCGTCAATCAGCGCAACTGCGCCTGGGATGGCGACAGACTGCAAGAACAAGCCGATCGAGTTCAATGCGATCCTCTTCGAAAGCTTTTCTACATCTGGTCCATAGTATCGAAAGAGCCGCGACtgcatcaaaagttcaaaaCGCCGTGCATCTTCGAG ATTGCCATCCTCGCAACGGCACGCGAAGCTCAGCGCCAAGGCATCGGATATCAATTAACGGTTCACTCACTGCGTTTGGCACGTGATTTAGGCTTCGATGTGGCTCGGATGGATTGCACCAATGAGTACAG CTCCAGACTAGCGCAGCGAGCCGGCATGGAGTGCATGTGGTCCGTACCGTACAAACATCTGGTGGACTGTGACAAAAAACCAGTGGTGAAACCGGACAATCCTCACACCCACATTCGAGTGCACGCAACACAACTGAAACGCGCTTAG